A single window of Granulicella mallensis MP5ACTX8 DNA harbors:
- a CDS encoding Lhr family helicase, with the protein MDSSEVCSLGQCSAELHPTFSSRARWLLKRMERTHVAERKRGEAAKSIKTKRSSRAESTSADTSGLELFHPVTAAWFREAFEGVTAPQREGWPAIARGESTLILAPTGTGKTLTAFLWCLDKLMLREPATQPGCRVLYLSPLKALAVDVERNLRMPMAGITKTAQQQGVAVHLPEISVRTGDTSPKERARFKRHPGEILITTPESLYLLLTSDAGEALRSIETVIIDEIHALVPTKRGAHMMLSLERLEALCGRPVQRIGLSATQRPLEEVARFLGGADGAASQQVSEPASQQDGELAGQEERELLGVRYRAVTIVNAGARKRLELTVEVPVEDMAKLGEADDLADGSAVKGTKRTSIWQSIQPRLLEIVRARTSTLIFVNARRIAERMAGALNELAGEPIARAHHGSLAAAQRREIEELLKAGQIKALVCTSSLELGIDMGAVDLVVQIESPPSVASGMQRIGRAGHQVGAPSVGIIFPKYRADLVACAAVTQAMHEGHVESTRLLRNPLDVLAQQVVAIVAHPPLPVEEVERRRLRKVEEEEAPGISYDALLALVRSAAPFAGLSVAVFEGVLDMLAGFYPSDEFAELRPRITWDRTRNWLTPRQGVKRIAILNGGTIPDRGLYGVFLSGDHAKPLRVGELDEEMVYEARTGETFMLGASTWRIDEITHDRVLVSPAPGEPGKMPFWHGDKAGRPIEFGRRIGALVRELRELPRGAAVTKLTREHDLDPQAAENVLRYLADQELATKEVPDDRTMVIERVRDEAGVWRVCCLSPLGSRVHAPWAMAVTAKLKAAGLDTEAMWSEDGFVLRFPETDEPPEVEALLLGPEEAAQLVMQQLGSTALFAAKFREAASRALLLPRRRAEGRTPLWQQRKRSYDLLAVASRYASFPILLEAYRECLRDVFDMPALMETLRAVESRAIRVHVVDSQTPSPFAKSLLFSYIITYIYDGDAPLAERRVQALSIDQDQLRELLGDADLRELLDANAIEETEEQLQCVVDPYKARSMDGVHDLLLRLGDRTRAELAARCVNAEVAGSVGRLIKERRALELTVAGEKRVIAVEDAARFRDALGVALPAGLPQALLVPVPEALLEIARRYARTHGPFTTVDVAARYKLPNERVEAALQQLVGTGRVAEGGFRPGGVHREWIDVEVLRSVRRKSLARLRKEVEPVEQRTLARLFTRWQGVVQPRRGLDALLDTIENLQGTPLPASLLETEILPARIAGYKSADLDTLVAAGEVVWAGFEPIGERDGRVGLYLAEKLPLLWPPKAGIRDQGLGIRELNERERQIVDYLQTNGASFFQPLHDAIGGGYPGETIDALWSLVWQGLLTNDALHALRAYCEKPAGSGRGAKPSRRVHHQNQTGFRSRRTTPPAAQGRWSLNAVAFDVERTTPARVTEWSYAMAQQLLTRYGVVFRETAHAENLPGGFSAVYDVLKAFEESGRVRRGYFAADLGATQFAMPAAVDLLRSLRVSVQEQPSEVLMLSATDPANPYGALLRWPAAPEEGSSLTRSVGARVVLVDGALTAYLRRGNTNVQVLLPEDEPACSHVATALAEFFVANTQREESGEEPRERRGMLITTVNGVPVARHPLARFLLEAGFQPAPSGFNVRRRPVGAVAE; encoded by the coding sequence ATGGATTCTTCCGAGGTTTGTTCTTTAGGACAATGCTCGGCAGAATTGCATCCCACCTTTAGCAGCCGTGCGAGATGGTTGCTGAAGCGAATGGAGCGGACGCACGTGGCGGAACGTAAGCGCGGTGAAGCGGCGAAGTCGATCAAAACAAAGCGTTCGTCGCGAGCGGAGAGCACCTCTGCGGATACATCTGGGCTTGAGCTGTTCCATCCGGTGACGGCTGCGTGGTTTCGTGAGGCGTTCGAGGGGGTGACCGCACCGCAGCGCGAAGGCTGGCCTGCGATTGCACGTGGAGAGTCGACGCTGATCCTTGCGCCGACGGGCACCGGCAAGACGCTGACGGCGTTTCTGTGGTGTCTCGACAAGCTGATGCTGCGCGAGCCTGCGACCCAGCCCGGATGCAGGGTGCTGTATCTTTCGCCGCTGAAGGCGCTGGCCGTCGATGTCGAGCGCAATCTGCGTATGCCGATGGCGGGCATTACGAAGACGGCGCAGCAACAGGGGGTTGCGGTACATCTGCCGGAGATCAGCGTGCGCACGGGCGATACGTCGCCGAAGGAGCGCGCACGCTTCAAGCGGCATCCCGGAGAGATCCTCATCACTACACCGGAGTCGTTGTATCTGCTGCTCACTTCGGACGCGGGCGAAGCGCTGCGTTCGATTGAGACGGTCATCATCGATGAGATTCATGCGCTGGTTCCGACGAAGCGCGGAGCGCATATGATGCTGTCGCTGGAGCGGCTGGAGGCGCTCTGCGGGCGGCCCGTTCAACGCATTGGCCTGAGCGCGACGCAGAGGCCGCTGGAGGAGGTGGCGCGCTTTCTTGGTGGAGCGGATGGAGCAGCGAGTCAGCAAGTCAGCGAGCCAGCGAGTCAGCAAGACGGGGAGTTAGCGGGGCAAGAAGAGCGTGAGCTGTTGGGGGTACGGTATCGCGCTGTCACGATCGTGAATGCGGGGGCGCGCAAGCGGCTGGAGCTGACGGTTGAGGTGCCGGTCGAGGATATGGCGAAGCTCGGCGAGGCTGACGATCTGGCCGACGGCTCGGCGGTGAAGGGGACGAAGCGCACGAGCATATGGCAGTCGATCCAGCCGCGCCTGCTGGAGATCGTGCGTGCGCGAACGTCGACGCTGATCTTTGTGAATGCTCGGCGTATCGCCGAGCGCATGGCGGGCGCGTTGAACGAGCTTGCGGGAGAGCCGATCGCGCGAGCACATCATGGATCGCTTGCAGCGGCGCAGCGCCGGGAGATTGAAGAGTTGCTGAAGGCCGGACAGATCAAGGCGCTGGTCTGCACGTCGTCGTTGGAACTCGGCATCGACATGGGCGCGGTTGATCTGGTCGTGCAGATTGAGTCGCCGCCGAGCGTGGCGAGCGGGATGCAGCGAATCGGACGTGCGGGGCACCAGGTGGGCGCGCCGTCTGTGGGGATTATCTTTCCGAAGTATCGTGCGGACCTGGTGGCCTGTGCCGCGGTGACGCAGGCGATGCATGAGGGACACGTAGAGTCGACACGGCTGCTGCGCAATCCTCTCGATGTGCTGGCGCAGCAGGTGGTCGCGATCGTCGCGCATCCGCCCCTGCCGGTGGAAGAGGTAGAACGGCGGAGGCTGCGCAAGGTTGAGGAGGAGGAGGCTCCGGGCATCTCTTATGACGCGCTGTTGGCGTTGGTTCGCAGTGCCGCGCCGTTCGCGGGGTTGAGCGTTGCAGTCTTTGAAGGCGTGCTGGATATGCTGGCGGGCTTCTATCCGTCGGATGAGTTTGCGGAGCTGCGCCCGCGCATTACGTGGGACCGTACACGCAACTGGCTGACGCCGCGGCAGGGCGTGAAGCGCATCGCGATTCTGAACGGCGGCACCATCCCGGATCGAGGTTTGTATGGTGTGTTCCTGAGCGGCGATCATGCGAAGCCTCTGCGCGTGGGCGAACTCGATGAGGAGATGGTGTACGAGGCGCGCACGGGGGAGACGTTCATGCTGGGCGCGTCGACGTGGCGCATCGACGAGATCACGCATGATCGTGTGCTGGTGAGTCCTGCGCCGGGCGAGCCGGGCAAGATGCCGTTCTGGCATGGAGACAAGGCAGGCAGGCCGATTGAGTTTGGCCGCCGCATCGGGGCGCTGGTTCGTGAGCTGCGCGAACTTCCGCGCGGCGCGGCGGTGACGAAGCTGACGCGTGAGCACGATCTCGATCCGCAGGCGGCGGAGAATGTACTGCGCTACCTAGCCGATCAGGAGCTTGCGACGAAGGAGGTCCCCGACGATCGCACGATGGTGATCGAACGCGTACGCGATGAGGCCGGGGTATGGCGAGTATGTTGCCTGTCACCGCTGGGCAGCAGGGTTCACGCGCCCTGGGCGATGGCGGTGACGGCGAAGCTCAAGGCCGCGGGCCTCGATACAGAGGCGATGTGGAGTGAGGACGGCTTTGTGCTGCGCTTTCCCGAGACCGACGAGCCGCCGGAGGTGGAAGCTCTGTTGCTCGGGCCGGAGGAGGCGGCTCAGTTGGTGATGCAGCAGCTTGGATCGACGGCGTTGTTTGCCGCGAAGTTTCGCGAGGCGGCTTCACGCGCACTACTGTTGCCGCGCCGTCGCGCGGAGGGGCGAACACCGTTGTGGCAGCAGCGTAAACGATCGTATGATCTGCTGGCTGTGGCCTCGCGCTATGCGAGTTTTCCGATTCTGCTGGAGGCTTATCGCGAGTGCCTGCGCGATGTCTTCGACATGCCCGCGCTGATGGAGACGCTGCGGGCTGTCGAGAGCCGCGCCATACGCGTGCATGTGGTGGACTCGCAGACGCCCTCGCCGTTTGCGAAGTCGCTGTTGTTCAGCTACATCATCACGTACATCTACGATGGCGACGCGCCGCTGGCGGAGCGCCGGGTGCAGGCGTTGAGCATCGACCAGGACCAGTTGCGCGAGCTGTTGGGCGATGCCGATCTGCGCGAGTTGCTCGACGCAAACGCCATCGAGGAGACCGAAGAGCAGTTGCAGTGTGTCGTCGATCCGTACAAGGCGCGGTCGATGGATGGCGTGCATGACCTGCTGCTGCGGCTCGGCGACAGAACGCGCGCGGAGCTTGCCGCTCGCTGTGTGAACGCTGAGGTTGCGGGCAGTGTTGGCCGCTTGATCAAAGAGCGTCGCGCGCTGGAGTTGACCGTCGCAGGAGAGAAGCGCGTGATTGCGGTCGAAGATGCTGCGCGCTTCCGCGATGCGCTGGGAGTGGCCCTGCCTGCGGGATTGCCACAGGCACTTCTTGTGCCTGTGCCTGAGGCGCTGCTGGAGATCGCACGCCGCTATGCGCGTACGCATGGGCCGTTCACGACGGTCGATGTTGCGGCGCGATATAAGCTGCCAAACGAGAGAGTGGAGGCAGCGCTACAGCAGTTAGTCGGCACGGGGCGTGTCGCAGAAGGCGGGTTCCGGCCTGGAGGTGTGCATCGTGAGTGGATCGATGTGGAGGTGCTCCGGTCTGTAAGACGCAAGTCGCTGGCACGCTTGCGGAAAGAAGTCGAGCCGGTAGAGCAACGCACGCTGGCGCGGCTGTTTACGCGGTGGCAGGGAGTCGTGCAGCCGCGCCGTGGACTCGATGCACTGCTGGACACGATTGAAAATCTGCAAGGCACACCGCTGCCCGCGAGCCTGCTGGAGACGGAGATTCTGCCTGCGCGTATCGCGGGGTATAAGTCTGCCGATCTCGATACGCTGGTCGCGGCAGGCGAGGTGGTGTGGGCCGGGTTTGAGCCGATCGGCGAGCGCGATGGGCGGGTGGGGCTGTATCTGGCGGAGAAGCTGCCATTGTTGTGGCCTCCGAAGGCAGGGATTAGGGATCAGGGATTAGGGATTAGGGAGCTGAACGAGCGTGAGCGGCAGATTGTTGATTATTTGCAGACCAATGGTGCTTCGTTCTTTCAGCCGTTGCATGACGCTATTGGTGGAGGGTATCCGGGAGAGACGATCGATGCGCTGTGGTCGCTGGTGTGGCAGGGATTGCTGACCAACGATGCGCTCCATGCCCTGCGGGCGTATTGTGAGAAGCCTGCGGGCAGCGGGCGTGGAGCGAAGCCGTCGCGTCGGGTGCATCATCAGAATCAGACGGGGTTTCGCAGCCGTCGCACGACCCCTCCGGCGGCGCAGGGACGCTGGAGTCTGAATGCGGTGGCGTTCGATGTAGAGCGCACAACACCTGCACGCGTTACCGAGTGGAGTTATGCGATGGCGCAGCAGTTGCTCACGCGCTATGGGGTGGTGTTTCGTGAGACCGCTCATGCGGAGAATCTGCCGGGAGGCTTCTCCGCGGTGTACGACGTGCTGAAGGCATTCGAGGAGAGTGGCCGGGTGCGGCGGGGATACTTTGCCGCCGATCTCGGCGCAACCCAGTTTGCGATGCCTGCCGCAGTGGACTTGCTGCGCAGCCTGCGTGTGAGCGTGCAGGAACAGCCGAGCGAGGTGTTGATGCTCTCTGCGACTGATCCTGCGAATCCTTACGGTGCGTTGCTGCGCTGGCCCGCCGCTCCGGAGGAAGGCTCGTCACTGACGCGCAGCGTCGGCGCGCGTGTGGTGCTGGTCGATGGCGCGCTGACCGCGTATCTGCGTCGGGGCAATACGAACGTGCAGGTGCTGTTGCCGGAGGATGAGCCGGCGTGTTCGCATGTTGCAACGGCTCTTGCTGAATTTTTTGTGGCGAACACGCAACGGGAAGAGAGTGGCGAAGAGCCGCGTGAGCGCAGGGGAATGTTGATCACCACGGTCAATGGTGTGCCTGTTGCGAGGCATCCGTTGGCGAGGTTTTTGCTGGAGGCAGGGTTTCAGCCTGCGCCGTCGGGATTCAATGTGCGGCGAAGGCCAGTAGGGGCGGTCGCCGAGTAG
- a CDS encoding S41 family peptidase, with protein MSEVKAEDAHLQQMGLALQDGSFLKEHPFQPPWTSHSLLFPSTWAEPGIKSLLHSRHVRADLLLADLDVLQPVMARAYGGWDSAVTLGWNWDRWFGDWRNRLAARGSEEISLDDAFAPMDQLLAFQHDNHTQIPLDRQTSDGSQTALLARAPGSACTEIRSSDRIFSINTNDAGQHVRTAQLWTRGARSFINASYIATPTSYGVPQAVHCGGDWITVQPLGDRRGKPWSSKLKELWKETLGRVRPSVERIGDGIVYARLPEFDSAHYDGVSRQGWANRKPSDHVLIVDLRDNGGGEVDYGLDVLKGWVDQDQMIRFDSIGSQVNSSCLYAALKWSYADDNGNAQMQRWLDRMAQPFPSDCPRSVDRTPSRWTYLQHHFNPKPSDMRIIVLVNSGCGSDCELMTEELASLPQTLVVGANTYGLCQLIQPGYSVLPHTGLHYRMALGRSDPYGDNRSVDGYGLDVDVVLPDVDRLGRESMRELAAIVARP; from the coding sequence ATGTCGGAAGTGAAAGCCGAGGACGCACACCTGCAGCAGATGGGCTTGGCCCTCCAAGACGGCAGCTTTCTGAAGGAACATCCATTCCAGCCGCCTTGGACTTCGCATTCGCTCCTTTTTCCTTCAACCTGGGCGGAGCCGGGAATAAAGTCTCTTCTTCATTCCCGTCACGTTCGCGCCGATCTTCTGCTGGCCGATCTGGATGTGCTTCAGCCTGTGATGGCCCGCGCCTACGGAGGGTGGGATAGTGCCGTAACGCTAGGTTGGAATTGGGACCGCTGGTTTGGGGATTGGCGCAATCGGCTTGCCGCAAGGGGCAGCGAGGAGATTTCGTTGGACGACGCGTTCGCGCCCATGGATCAGCTCCTGGCATTCCAACACGACAATCACACACAGATTCCGCTCGATCGCCAAACATCCGACGGCTCGCAAACAGCTTTGCTTGCTCGTGCACCTGGCTCTGCCTGTACGGAGATTCGCAGCAGCGACAGAATCTTTTCCATCAATACCAACGATGCAGGCCAACACGTGCGCACTGCACAGTTGTGGACGCGTGGCGCAAGGTCTTTTATAAACGCCAGCTACATCGCCACCCCTACCTCCTATGGAGTTCCGCAAGCGGTGCATTGCGGCGGAGACTGGATTACGGTCCAACCGCTGGGCGACCGGCGAGGCAAGCCATGGTCGTCAAAACTCAAGGAGCTATGGAAGGAGACGCTTGGTCGTGTCCGGCCAAGCGTCGAACGCATCGGCGACGGCATCGTGTACGCGCGGCTTCCGGAGTTCGATTCCGCCCACTACGACGGTGTTTCGCGTCAGGGCTGGGCGAATCGCAAGCCCTCGGACCACGTGCTCATCGTAGATTTGCGCGACAACGGCGGGGGAGAGGTCGATTATGGCCTCGATGTGCTCAAAGGGTGGGTCGACCAAGACCAGATGATCCGCTTCGACAGCATCGGCTCTCAAGTCAATTCGTCCTGTCTCTACGCCGCACTGAAGTGGAGCTATGCAGATGACAACGGTAATGCACAAATGCAGAGATGGTTGGATCGCATGGCCCAGCCCTTTCCCTCTGACTGCCCTCGCAGTGTAGACAGAACACCGTCAAGGTGGACTTACTTGCAGCACCACTTTAATCCGAAGCCCAGCGATATGCGCATTATCGTGCTGGTCAATTCGGGCTGCGGCTCCGATTGCGAACTGATGACGGAAGAGCTTGCCTCCCTGCCTCAGACGCTCGTCGTGGGAGCAAATACCTACGGATTATGCCAGCTGATCCAGCCCGGCTACTCGGTGCTGCCGCACACTGGATTGCACTATCGCATGGCGCTAGGCAGAAGCGATCCCTATGGAGATAATCGCTCCGTCGATGGCTACGGCCTCGACGTAGACGTAGTGCTTCCTGACGTAGACAGGCTAGGACGCGAATCGATGCGCGAACTGGCCGCCATAGTTGCTAGACCTTGA
- a CDS encoding SgcJ/EcaC family oxidoreductase, which produces MNQSTEAAKIPMRFQEAWNTHDMDAFGRLFHPDATFVNRFGSYWRGVNQIVTGHTGIHATIYRDSTLENDAPDVDTIADNAAILHFWSRLSAGDAHPAGPHQIDTLILAVVTLREGEWRIQALENVTLTNPMTGAVRLRS; this is translated from the coding sequence ATGAATCAGAGCACGGAGGCGGCAAAGATCCCCATGCGCTTTCAGGAAGCGTGGAACACGCACGACATGGACGCCTTCGGTCGGCTGTTCCATCCCGATGCGACGTTTGTGAATCGGTTTGGGAGCTACTGGCGCGGTGTCAACCAGATCGTCACTGGCCACACTGGTATTCATGCCACGATCTATCGCGATTCAACGCTTGAGAACGACGCGCCTGATGTCGACACAATCGCAGACAACGCGGCGATTCTGCATTTCTGGTCGCGGCTCAGCGCCGGCGATGCGCATCCTGCCGGGCCGCATCAGATCGATACGTTGATCCTGGCCGTGGTGACGCTTCGCGAGGGCGAATGGCGTATTCAGGCGTTGGAGAATGTGACACTGACAAATCCGATGACAGGGGCTGTGCGCCTGCGCTCCTGA
- a CDS encoding SRPBCC family protein: MNNPAENTRTVVVEKVFAYPPEKLWRALTEPSLLAQWLLNNDFKPSVGQAFQFRADPMPNWSGIIDCEVLIVEPLARLSYTWNSMGLESVVLFTLTPGEGGTHLRIEQSGFRPDQEAAYKGAGYGWKNFVGKLEQVLEGDAA; the protein is encoded by the coding sequence ATGAACAATCCCGCAGAGAATACTCGTACTGTCGTTGTAGAAAAAGTGTTCGCCTACCCGCCCGAAAAACTATGGCGGGCTCTTACGGAGCCATCGCTCCTCGCGCAATGGCTCCTGAACAATGACTTCAAACCCTCGGTTGGACAAGCGTTCCAGTTCCGCGCCGATCCGATGCCGAACTGGAGTGGAATCATCGACTGCGAAGTGCTGATCGTCGAACCGCTGGCACGGCTCTCGTATACCTGGAACTCCATGGGACTTGAGAGCGTGGTGCTCTTCACCCTGACGCCAGGTGAGGGCGGCACACACCTTCGCATAGAGCAGTCTGGTTTCCGTCCCGATCAAGAGGCAGCCTACAAAGGCGCTGGCTATGGATGGAAAAACTTCGTCGGCAAGTTGGAGCAGGTACTTGAGGGAGACGCCGCGTGA
- a CDS encoding ArsR/SmtB family transcription factor — protein MQPATANLVFRALSDPTRRAIFEELTRQGEQTVHALTHFAGVSQPAVSKHLTVLKRAKLVRHRRDGRETHYRAQSEALEPMVDWLRLYSAFWHERFDRLEAVLERMEP, from the coding sequence GTGCAGCCAGCTACCGCCAATCTCGTATTCCGCGCGCTCTCCGATCCAACCCGAAGGGCTATCTTCGAGGAACTAACGCGTCAGGGCGAACAAACCGTCCATGCCTTGACCCATTTCGCGGGAGTCTCTCAGCCTGCCGTCTCCAAGCATCTGACGGTGCTCAAACGGGCAAAGCTGGTGCGGCATCGTCGCGATGGACGCGAGACGCACTATCGCGCCCAGTCCGAAGCGTTGGAACCCATGGTGGATTGGCTGCGACTCTATAGTGCCTTCTGGCACGAGCGATTCGATCGTCTTGAAGCAGTTTTGGAAAGGATGGAACCATGA
- a CDS encoding LVIVD repeat-containing protein, giving the protein MIRSTSSHFLRNTLALALSLSATSFCAAQTTASATPPTAKMPPKPPSVFVNPRSGPDDPRVGLKGGLYDANTAILGMKLVMTTPKPAGFGPDLDSIKAVDATPPPPPVDPDAPRQPGPAHPSGPRANYGGTNSDLAFNAKYLFNGNYNGVNIYDISDPTHMALLTSMVCPGGQGDVSVYKNLLFMSVEAANGRMDCGTQGFATASPEPQPPAPTGDAAADAAAMRAFRTRQPPPSPDRVKGVRIFDISDIHNPKQVADVQTCRGSHTHTLVIDPKDKDNVYIYVSGSAGVRPSAELGGCSGGDPDKDPDTALFTIVIIKVPVAHPELAKVIASPRIFSDPQTGDMNGLWKGGNHGDGTQTTSSTRGCHDITAYSWLGLAGGACSGNGILLDIKDPAHPKRLDAVTDPNYAFWHSANFSNDGKTVLFTDEWGGGGQPRCRVSDPMAWGADAIFSITPDKKLKLDAYYKMPAPQTDKENCVAHNGSMIPVPGRNIEVQSWYQGGVSVMDYTDPSHPFEIGYFDRGPVDDSRPAMGGQWSTYYYNGYIYGSEIARGTDVLKLVPTKDLTQNEIDAAAQVYLPELNVQNQPHIDYPMTFLTAKAYLDQLARGTSLDADKIAAINADIDAKNTKKLHADAKTAEKAAATAKTPGDADRLHALSKILVSGGAEAAKAGE; this is encoded by the coding sequence ATGATCCGCAGTACTTCCTCGCACTTCCTCCGCAACACCCTGGCGCTGGCTCTTTCCCTGTCCGCCACCAGCTTCTGCGCTGCCCAGACCACCGCCTCTGCGACACCACCCACCGCAAAGATGCCGCCCAAGCCGCCCAGCGTCTTCGTCAATCCTCGCTCCGGCCCGGACGATCCTCGCGTCGGCCTCAAAGGCGGCCTCTATGACGCAAACACCGCCATCCTCGGTATGAAGCTGGTGATGACCACTCCCAAGCCCGCAGGCTTTGGCCCTGACCTCGATTCCATCAAGGCCGTCGACGCCACGCCACCGCCACCGCCTGTCGATCCCGACGCTCCTCGCCAACCTGGCCCAGCGCACCCCAGCGGCCCTCGTGCCAACTACGGCGGAACGAACTCGGACCTCGCCTTCAACGCCAAGTACCTGTTCAACGGCAACTACAACGGCGTCAACATCTATGACATCTCCGACCCCACGCACATGGCGCTGCTGACCTCCATGGTCTGCCCCGGCGGCCAGGGCGATGTCTCGGTCTACAAGAACCTTCTCTTCATGTCGGTTGAAGCGGCCAACGGTCGCATGGACTGCGGCACCCAGGGCTTCGCCACCGCAAGCCCCGAACCTCAACCACCGGCTCCGACCGGCGACGCCGCAGCCGATGCCGCTGCGATGAGGGCCTTCAGGACGCGCCAGCCGCCCCCCAGCCCGGACCGCGTGAAGGGTGTCCGGATCTTCGACATCTCCGACATCCACAACCCGAAACAGGTGGCTGACGTCCAGACCTGCCGCGGCTCCCACACCCACACGCTCGTCATCGACCCGAAGGACAAGGACAACGTTTACATCTATGTCTCCGGCTCCGCGGGCGTCCGCCCCTCCGCTGAGCTTGGCGGCTGCTCCGGCGGCGATCCCGACAAGGATCCCGATACCGCGCTCTTTACCATCGTCATCATCAAGGTGCCGGTCGCGCATCCTGAGCTGGCCAAGGTAATCGCCAGCCCGCGCATCTTCTCCGATCCCCAGACCGGCGACATGAACGGCCTGTGGAAGGGCGGCAACCACGGTGACGGCACGCAGACCACCTCGTCCACCCGAGGCTGCCACGACATCACCGCCTACTCCTGGCTTGGCCTGGCCGGCGGCGCGTGCTCCGGTAACGGCATCCTGCTGGACATCAAGGACCCCGCACACCCCAAGCGCCTCGATGCCGTCACCGATCCCAACTACGCCTTCTGGCACTCCGCCAACTTCTCCAACGACGGCAAGACCGTTCTCTTCACCGATGAGTGGGGCGGCGGCGGCCAGCCGCGCTGCCGTGTCTCCGACCCCATGGCCTGGGGCGCCGACGCCATCTTCTCCATCACCCCGGACAAGAAGCTGAAACTCGACGCCTACTACAAGATGCCCGCTCCCCAGACCGACAAGGAGAACTGCGTCGCTCATAACGGCTCGATGATTCCCGTCCCCGGACGCAACATCGAAGTCCAGTCCTGGTACCAGGGAGGCGTCTCGGTCATGGACTACACCGACCCCTCGCACCCCTTCGAGATCGGTTACTTCGACCGCGGCCCGGTCGACGATAGCCGTCCCGCGATGGGCGGCCAATGGTCCACCTACTACTACAACGGCTACATCTACGGCTCAGAGATCGCACGCGGTACAGACGTCCTCAAACTCGTTCCCACCAAAGACCTCACCCAAAACGAAATCGACGCAGCGGCCCAGGTCTACCTGCCTGAGTTGAACGTCCAGAACCAGCCGCACATCGACTACCCGATGACGTTCCTCACCGCGAAGGCGTACCTCGACCAGCTCGCACGCGGAACCAGTCTGGACGCAGACAAGATCGCGGCCATCAACGCCGACATCGACGCGAAGAACACCAAGAAGCTTCACGCCGATGCGAAGACAGCCGAAAAAGCCGCTGCCACAGCCAAAACACCGGGAGACGCCGACCGCCTCCACGCACTATCGAAGATCCTCGTGAGCGGCGGTGCAGAAGCCGCCAAAGCAGGCGAGTAA
- a CDS encoding DUF305 domain-containing protein, with translation MSYPTFLTLRSVAFCLCATAAWSQQTTPAPPSAPAIIQPGAPGTSNKTLSNADATAGEAPKTPSKADVDFMQGMIMHHNQAVEMTELLKTRTKDPEVRELGKKIDVSQSDEMRWMKQWLTDRGFPISADPMAGMDMKGDMKGMDMSMPMMPGMLTSAQMDTLRKASGPEFDHLFLTGMIQHHTGALQMVKDLFANPGAGQDPQLFDFASDVDNTQQAEIDIMRHMLKERQ, from the coding sequence TTGTCTTACCCGACTTTCCTTACACTTCGATCAGTCGCCTTCTGTCTCTGTGCCACGGCTGCCTGGTCGCAGCAGACTACCCCGGCACCTCCCTCCGCACCGGCGATCATCCAGCCCGGCGCTCCCGGCACCAGCAACAAGACCCTCTCCAACGCCGACGCAACTGCCGGCGAAGCTCCCAAGACACCGTCCAAAGCCGACGTCGATTTCATGCAGGGCATGATCATGCACCACAATCAGGCCGTCGAAATGACAGAGCTCCTCAAGACCCGCACCAAGGATCCTGAGGTGAGGGAGCTCGGCAAGAAAATCGACGTCTCCCAAAGCGACGAGATGCGCTGGATGAAACAGTGGCTCACCGACCGCGGCTTCCCCATCTCCGCCGATCCCATGGCGGGCATGGATATGAAGGGCGACATGAAGGGCATGGACATGAGCATGCCCATGATGCCCGGCATGCTGACCTCCGCCCAGATGGACACCCTGCGCAAAGCCAGTGGCCCCGAGTTCGACCACCTCTTTCTTACCGGAATGATCCAGCACCACACCGGCGCCCTGCAGATGGTCAAAGATCTCTTTGCCAACCCCGGAGCCGGCCAGGACCCGCAACTCTTCGACTTCGCCAGCGACGTCGACAACACACAACAGGCTGAAATCGACATCATGCGTCACATGCTGAAGGAGAGACAATGA
- a CDS encoding LuxR C-terminal-related transcriptional regulator yields the protein MDTIPIMKRHVLIFGLVGGVLIATLQYTEYRFVVIEHSVELYSALVAILFAAFGIWLGFRITRNRETIRETVVVREVLVPAEAPAPEPFAPNTAQQQTLGITARELETLTLIARGFSNREIATQLFVSENTVKTHCARAFDKLGAARRTQAVQRGKELGLLP from the coding sequence ATGGACACAATCCCCATCATGAAGCGCCACGTCCTCATCTTCGGTCTCGTCGGCGGCGTCCTCATCGCCACCCTCCAATACACCGAATACCGCTTCGTCGTTATCGAGCACTCCGTCGAGCTCTACAGCGCGCTCGTCGCCATCCTCTTTGCGGCCTTCGGCATCTGGCTTGGCTTCCGCATCACGCGCAATCGCGAAACCATCCGCGAAACGGTCGTGGTGAGGGAGGTGCTTGTCCCTGCGGAAGCTCCGGCTCCCGAACCCTTCGCTCCCAATACGGCCCAGCAGCAGACCCTCGGCATTACGGCACGCGAGCTCGAAACCCTCACCCTGATCGCCCGCGGCTTCAGCAATCGCGAGATCGCCACGCAGCTCTTCGTCTCCGAAAACACCGTCAAGACACACTGTGCCCGCGCCTTCGACAAGCTTGGAGCCGCCCGCCGCACCCAGGCCGTCCAGCGCGGCAAAGAACTAGGCCTCCTGCCGTGA